AGATGTTATGACGTACACCTTTTCTTGTTAACATTTTTGAGATAAGCTCTGACGTTTCAATTGCTACAGTACCAACAAGGACTGGTTGACCATTTTTATGACGTTTCACAATATCTTGAACAACCGCATTGAATTTGCCTTCCATCGTTTTAAAAATTAAATCGGCACGGTCATCACGAATAACAGGTCTATTCGTTGGAATAACAATAACATTCATATTATAAATGTTGCGGAACTCTTCTTCTTCTGTCTTCGCTGTACCAGTCATACCTGATAACTTTTTATACATACGGAAGTAGTTTTGGAATGTAATTGTGGCAAGCGTCATACTTTCATTTTGAATTTCTACGCCTTCTTTTGCTTCAATTGCTTGGTGTAACCCTTCACTGTAGCGGCGTCCTTTCATAAGACGACCAGTGAATTGGTCTACGATAACAATTTCGCCCTCTTGTACCACATAATCCGTATCACGGTGCATAACAACGTGTGCACGAAGAGCTTGATTAATATGATGAAGAAGTGCTACATGTTTTAAATCAAATAAATTTTCGATATGGAATGCTTTTTCCGCTTTTGTAATTCCATCTTCTGTTAACATCACATTTTTTGTTTTTACATCAAATGTATAATCTTTTTCATTTTCTAATGTACGAACAAATGCATTCGCAAACATATATAATTCTGTTGATTTTTGTGCTTGTCCAGAAATAATAAGCGGCGTACGCGCTTCATCTATTAAGATAGAATCGACTTCATCAATAATCGCAAAATGAAGCGGACGTTGCACGCGCTGCTCTTTATATAGCACCATGTTATCACGTAAATAGTCAAAACCAAGTTCATTGTTTGTACTATATGTGATATCAGCAGCATACGCAGCTTGTTTCTCTTCCCGCGACATACTATTTAAATTAATTCCCACTGTTAGACCAAGAAATTCATGAAGTTTTCCCATTTCACTTGCGTCACGCTGTGCTAAATATTCATTGACTGTCACAACATGAACGCCTTTACCTGCTAAAGCATTTAAATATACGGGTAAGGTAGACGTCAACGTTTTCCCTTCACCAGTTTTCATTTCTGCTATATTCCCTTCATGTAAAGCAATACCACCCATTAACTGAACTGGGTATGGGCGCATACCCAGAACGCGGTGTGCCGCTTCTCGCACAACAGCGAAAGCTTCTGGTAATAAATCATCTACTGTCTCACCTTTTGCCAGACGTTCTTTAAACTCAGCTGTTTTTCCCTTTAATTGTTCATCAGTTAATGGCTTTATAGTCGGTTCAAGTGACTCGATTTGATCTACCATTTTCTGCATACGTTTAATTTGGCGTTGATTTGCATCAAATACCTTTTTTAAAATACCGATCATAGGAAATACGCTCCTCTTTTATTAAAATAACACCTCTGATTGTCTGCTCTCTATATTTCATCAATCAGTC
The window above is part of the Bacillus cytotoxicus NVH 391-98 genome. Proteins encoded here:
- the secA gene encoding preprotein translocase subunit SecA; the protein is MIGILKKVFDANQRQIKRMQKMVDQIESLEPTIKPLTDEQLKGKTAEFKERLAKGETVDDLLPEAFAVVREAAHRVLGMRPYPVQLMGGIALHEGNIAEMKTGEGKTLTSTLPVYLNALAGKGVHVVTVNEYLAQRDASEMGKLHEFLGLTVGINLNSMSREEKQAAYAADITYSTNNELGFDYLRDNMVLYKEQRVQRPLHFAIIDEVDSILIDEARTPLIISGQAQKSTELYMFANAFVRTLENEKDYTFDVKTKNVMLTEDGITKAEKAFHIENLFDLKHVALLHHINQALRAHVVMHRDTDYVVQEGEIVIVDQFTGRLMKGRRYSEGLHQAIEAKEGVEIQNESMTLATITFQNYFRMYKKLSGMTGTAKTEEEEFRNIYNMNVIVIPTNRPVIRDDRADLIFKTMEGKFNAVVQDIVKRHKNGQPVLVGTVAIETSELISKMLTRKGVRHNILNAKNHAREADIIAEAGVKGAVTIATNMAGRGTDIKLGEGVKEVGGLAVIGTERHESRRIDNQLRGRAGRQGDPGVTQFYLSMEDELMRRFGSDNMKTMMDRLGMDDSQPIESKMVSRAVESAQKRVEGNNYDARKQLLQYDDVLRQQREVIYKQRQEVMESENLRSIIEGMMKSTVDRAIALHTQEEVEEDWNIKGLIDYLNTTLLEEGDIKEEELRRLAPEEMSEPIMAKVLERYDAKEKLLPEEQMREFEKVVVFRVVDTKWMDHIDAMDQLREGIHLRAYGQIDPLREYQMEGFAMFEAMIASIEEEISRYIMKAEIEQNLERQEVAQGEAIHPVDSGEEAKKKPVVKGEQVRRNDLCPCGSGKKYKNCCGVGK